A window of Daphnia pulicaria isolate SC F1-1A chromosome 10, SC_F0-13Bv2, whole genome shotgun sequence contains these coding sequences:
- the LOC124314251 gene encoding uncharacterized protein LOC124314251 has protein sequence MEPVTSEEVTEVTINVDKEDTIISKPTGTTTSYTGKITISVQKATQVKKEFTSFRNELVAQLVGEFIEACFGCCYGLLCLALPICMITIGSIFLQECPVEHYIPIYLIVAGVFSLISDYVRYVLEGENGCCQCFLFCWFIAGCVWIYRVNGPSFSPEDKNYCNPLLYTFAYWIITLPFLELVFLTLLFVVYLCVQAVANFPV, from the exons ATGGAACCAGTAACCAGTGAAGAAGTTACCGAGGTAACAATTAATGTCGACAAAGAAGACACCATTATTTCTAAACCaactggaacaacaacaagttaCACTGGAAAG ATCACCATTTCAGTTCAGAAAGCCACGCAAGTAAAAAAGGAGTTCACTTCTTTCAGAAATGAGCTGGTTGCTCAACTGGTTGGAgaat TTATCGAGGCATGCTTTGGATGCTGTTATGGCTTGTTATGTTTGGCATTGCCAATATGCATGATCACCATCGGATCAATCTTCCTGCAAGAATGTCCAGTGGAACATTACATCCCAATTTATCTGATAGTTGctg GCGTCTTCAGTCTGATTTCAGATTATGTGCGTTACGTGTTGGAAGGCGAGAATGGCTGTTGCcagtgttttttgttttgctggtTTATTGCAG GCTGTGTGTGGATTTATAGAGTGAATGGACCAAGCTTCAGCCCTGAGGACAAAAACTATTGTAATCCTTTGCTGTACACATTTGCTTACTGGATCATCACTTTACCTTTTCTGGAATTGGTGTTCTTAACATTACTTTTTGTAGTTTATTTGTGTGTTCAGGCTGTAGCCAACTTCCCTGTGTGA